In the genome of Streptomyces aquilus, the window CGGCGCGGGCCTGCTCGCCCCGCGCGTCACCGGCAAGGCGCTGCGCTCCATGAAGGAGCCGGGCACGGCGTACGACGACGACGTCCTCGGCAAGGACCCGCAGCCCGCGACCATGGACGACTACGTCCGCACCGGCCGCGACAACGGCGGCGTCCACATCAACTCCGGCATCCCCAACCACGCGTTCTACATCGTCGCCACCACCCTCGGCGGCCACGCCTGGGAGCGGGCGGGACAGATCTGGTACGACGTGCTGACCGGCGGGCAGCTGAAGAAGGACGCGCTGTTCGCGGACTTCGCGACGCTGACGGTGGCGGCGGCCAAGGCCCGCTACCAGGACGGCGAGGAACTCCAGGCCGTGCTGAAGGCCTGGGAGCAGGTCGGGGTGCGCACGGCGTAATTCCGTACTACACACGGTCCCATGCGTATTCGAGTGAGGCGCACGGGCGGATTCGCGGGCATCGAGCGCAGCGCCGAGGTGGACACCTCGGGGCGGCCCGACGCACACGAATGGCGAGCCCTGGCCGAGAAGGCGGTCTCCGACGGGCGGCACCTCCCGCCCGTCGGGGTCCCCGACGGGTTCAGCTACGAGATCACGGTGGACGGGAGGACGGTCTACGCGGCCGACCCCCGGCTCACCGAGGAGCAGCGGCAGCTGATCACGCGGGTGCTGAAGGAGGGAGCGTAACGGGCAGTTCACGCTGGGGCGTTGACTTCCCTTACCGGCGGTAAGGATGATCCCGCCCATGGCGACCAACGCGATACCGAAGTTCCCGGCCGGCTTCCTCTGGGGCGTCTCGACCTCGGCCCATCAGATCGAGGGCGCGGCGGAGCTGCGCGAGCCCTCCGTGTGGGACGCGTTCACCGCCGAGCCGGGCCGGGTGAAGGACGGCTCGACGGCGGCGACGGCCTGCGACCACTACCACCGCTACCGCGAGGACGTGGCGCTCCTGGCCGACCTGGGCGTGGACGTGTACCGGTTCTCGATCTCCTGGCCGAGGGTGAACTCCCCCGGCGGGCTGGACTTCTACGACCGGCTGGTCGACGAGCTCTGCGCGGCGGGCGTCCGCCCGGTCCCGACCCTCTTCCACTGGGACCTGCCGGTCGGTCTCGACTGGCTGGAGCGGGACACCGCGGCCCGGTACGCCGAGTACGTCTCGGTCGTCGCCGAGCGGCTCGGCGACCGGGTGCGGAAGTG includes:
- a CDS encoding protealysin inhibitor emfourin, which encodes MRIRVRRTGGFAGIERSAEVDTSGRPDAHEWRALAEKAVSDGRHLPPVGVPDGFSYEITVDGRTVYAADPRLTEEQRQLITRVLKEGA